From the genome of Sphingobacterium kitahiroshimense, one region includes:
- the dapA gene encoding 4-hydroxy-tetrahydrodipicolinate synthase, producing MNELHGAGVALVTPFNADGTVDFDSLAQLIDYQIDSGMNYLVSLGTTGEVATLTKDERKRIWDFTVKQVNARVPLIAGIGGNNTAEIVEQIKNFDPTGFCAILSVSPYYNKPVQEGIYQHYKAIAEASPLPIILYNVPGRTGSNMTPATTIRLAKDFKNIVATKEASGNFAQFNEILRDKPADFLLISGDDPATLPMMALGAVGIISVVGNAYPAQVSKLAALCTAGSFTEARTIHNALLEITDLCFVEGNPCGVKYILQEKGIGQDYVRLPLIPVSANIQTAIKAEMQKLK from the coding sequence ATGAACGAGCTTCATGGAGCTGGTGTAGCATTAGTTACACCTTTCAACGCAGATGGAACAGTTGATTTTGATTCTTTAGCACAGCTAATTGACTATCAAATTGACTCAGGTATGAATTATTTAGTCTCTTTAGGTACTACTGGTGAAGTAGCAACATTAACGAAAGACGAACGAAAGCGTATCTGGGATTTCACTGTCAAACAGGTGAATGCTCGCGTACCATTGATTGCGGGTATCGGAGGAAATAATACGGCAGAGATTGTAGAGCAGATCAAAAATTTTGATCCTACAGGATTCTGTGCTATACTATCCGTATCTCCTTATTATAATAAACCAGTACAGGAAGGAATATATCAGCACTATAAAGCAATAGCTGAGGCTTCTCCCTTACCTATTATTTTATATAATGTACCAGGACGTACAGGAAGCAACATGACTCCTGCCACGACAATACGCTTAGCAAAAGATTTTAAGAATATCGTTGCAACAAAAGAAGCTTCTGGCAACTTTGCTCAGTTTAACGAGATCTTAAGAGATAAACCAGCTGATTTCTTACTGATTTCGGGTGATGATCCTGCAACCTTACCTATGATGGCTTTAGGTGCAGTGGGAATCATTTCTGTTGTTGGAAATGCATATCCAGCTCAAGTTTCAAAATTAGCTGCATTATGTACTGCAGGTAGTTTTACTGAAGCTAGAACAATCCACAATGCGTTGCTTGAAATAACAGATCTTTGTTTTGTTGAAGGAAATCCTTGTGGGGTTAAATATATCCTACAAGAAAAGGGTATCGGTCAAGATTATGTACGCCTACCTTTAATACCGGTATCAGCAAACATTCAGACTGCTATTAAAGCAGAAATGCAAAAACTAAAATAA
- the rpsF gene encoding 30S ribosomal protein S6 codes for MQQYESVIVLTPLLSEDAAKEVIAKFKNILAEGGAEIVAEDNWGLKKLAYPIQKKTTGFYHLTEFKAPGELINKLEVEYKRDERVMRFLTIALDKHAKAYSEKKRSGAFNKKAETKTEEGSN; via the coding sequence ATGCAACAGTACGAATCTGTAATCGTTCTTACCCCGTTGCTTTCTGAAGATGCTGCGAAAGAAGTAATCGCAAAATTCAAAAACATCTTAGCAGAAGGCGGAGCCGAAATTGTCGCTGAAGACAATTGGGGTTTGAAAAAATTAGCGTATCCAATCCAGAAAAAAACAACTGGGTTTTATCACTTAACTGAATTCAAGGCTCCAGGAGAATTAATCAATAAATTAGAGGTTGAATACAAACGTGATGAGCGTGTAATGCGTTTCTTAACTATTGCTTTAGACAAACATGCTAAAGCTTATAGCGAGAAAAAACGTAGCGGTGCATTCAACAAAAAAGCGGAAACTAAAACTGAGGAGGGATCAAACTAA
- the rpsR gene encoding 30S ribosomal protein S18: protein MANENIQYVTAPKVEDNRKKYCRFKKNGIKYIDYKDANFLMKFVNDQGKILPRRLTGTSLKFQRKVAQAVKRARHIGLLPYLADSLK, encoded by the coding sequence ATGGCTAACGAAAATATCCAATACGTAACTGCCCCTAAAGTAGAGGACAATCGTAAAAAGTATTGCCGTTTCAAAAAGAATGGTATCAAATACATCGATTATAAAGATGCTAACTTCTTGATGAAATTTGTGAATGATCAAGGTAAAATTTTACCTCGTCGTTTAACTGGTACGTCATTGAAATTCCAACGTAAAGTAGCTCAAGCGGTTAAACGTGCTCGTCACATCGGCTTGTTACCTTACTTAGCTGATTCATTAAAATAA
- the rplI gene encoding 50S ribosomal protein L9, with amino-acid sequence MEVILKQDIKGLGEQNDIVNVKPGYGRNYLIPQGFAIQATVSAKKVLAENIKQAQFKQDKIKKDATELATKLETIKLSIGAKAGETGKIFGKVNSIQIADALKAKGFDVDRRRITFEVEPKEIGEYLANLNLHKEVKVQVPFEVIAE; translated from the coding sequence ATGGAAGTTATTTTAAAACAAGATATCAAAGGCTTAGGTGAGCAAAATGATATCGTAAATGTAAAGCCAGGTTACGGTCGTAATTATTTAATCCCTCAAGGATTTGCTATTCAAGCGACTGTATCAGCAAAGAAAGTTTTAGCTGAAAACATTAAACAAGCTCAGTTCAAACAAGATAAAATTAAGAAAGACGCTACTGAATTAGCTACTAAGTTGGAAACTATTAAGTTATCAATCGGTGCTAAAGCTGGTGAAACTGGTAAAATCTTCGGTAAAGTAAACAGCATTCAAATTGCTGATGCTTTGAAAGCTAAAGGTTTTGATGTTGACCGTCGTCGTATTACTTTCGAAGTAGAACCTAAAGAAATTGGTGAATACTTAGCAAACTTAAACTTACACAAAGAAGTGAAAGTTCAAGTTCCTTTCGAAGTAATTGCTGAGTAA
- a CDS encoding FecR family protein, with the protein MNKELLEKYIIGETNEEENIRIKNWLEQDIRNRTEYLKIKDMWDRLPKPLEAPEVDVDRAWENFKFAKENRVAGVIEVAENKTVTIKWNWWAAAGVLVICSLGFYLFNNSYKQEKNLFSATAVLSDSLPDGSRVTLNKNSEIVYSRTWMSKQRNVKLEKGEVFFDVFKDKEHPFVIKSGKSQITVLGTSFNVRRYEGATEVIVATGLVKVSYSNKEVYLHPKEMITIQDNDTTKVSVKKMPDLFYTYYVDREFVFENTKLERVVELLIKAYDQKIVIDLEADKKLLLTATFQQNSLNQILQVISDTFKCKVIIKDSIIHITR; encoded by the coding sequence ATGAATAAGGAATTGCTAGAAAAATACATCATTGGAGAAACCAATGAAGAAGAAAATATTAGAATCAAAAACTGGTTGGAACAAGATATTAGGAATAGAACTGAATATTTAAAAATAAAAGATATGTGGGACCGTTTACCTAAACCACTTGAAGCACCAGAGGTAGATGTCGATCGAGCTTGGGAAAATTTTAAATTCGCTAAAGAAAATAGAGTTGCTGGAGTAATAGAAGTTGCTGAGAATAAAACAGTAACGATAAAATGGAACTGGTGGGCAGCGGCTGGAGTGCTGGTCATCTGTTCATTAGGGTTTTATTTATTTAATAATAGTTATAAGCAAGAAAAAAATCTTTTTAGTGCTACCGCTGTCCTCTCAGATTCACTGCCAGATGGTTCTCGAGTTACACTCAATAAGAACTCAGAAATTGTTTATTCCCGAACATGGATGAGTAAACAGAGAAACGTAAAATTAGAGAAAGGAGAGGTGTTTTTTGATGTGTTTAAAGACAAAGAACATCCTTTTGTGATTAAATCAGGTAAGAGCCAGATTACTGTTTTGGGCACGAGTTTTAATGTGCGTCGTTATGAAGGAGCTACCGAAGTAATTGTAGCAACAGGTTTGGTCAAAGTTTCATACAGCAATAAGGAGGTTTACTTGCATCCTAAAGAAATGATTACGATCCAAGATAATGATACCACTAAAGTATCAGTCAAAAAGATGCCAGACTTGTTTTATACATACTATGTAGATCGTGAGTTTGTCTTTGAAAATACCAAGTTAGAGCGTGTCGTAGAACTATTAATTAAGGCGTATGATCAAAAAATTGTTATTGATCTCGAAGCAGATAAAAAGCTTTTGTTAACGGCAACATTTCAACAAAATAGTCTAAATCAAATTTTACAGGTCATATCGGACACATTTAAATGTAAGGTTATTATTAAAGATTCAATTATTCATATAACTAGATAA
- a CDS encoding RNA polymerase sigma-70 factor, producing MSENKEKKFEQLFRLYYKELHRSAFRYLRDSESAEEIVQQVFLRLWEKNWEEEVHTSLKAYLYRAIYNESMNFLKKEQRKMKYQSYQQSRQEVVPAVDQSAKDLDQKLQVALAKLPEKSRTVFELSRFQEMKYKDIAQTLDLSIKTVEGHMTKALRHLRLELMDYLTVIIFYIIYIL from the coding sequence ATGTCAGAAAATAAAGAAAAGAAATTTGAGCAACTGTTTCGTTTGTACTATAAGGAATTGCACCGTTCTGCATTTCGTTATTTGAGAGATAGTGAGAGTGCTGAAGAGATCGTACAGCAAGTATTCTTGCGTCTATGGGAGAAAAATTGGGAGGAAGAAGTACATACATCTTTAAAAGCTTACTTATATCGTGCTATCTATAATGAAAGTATGAATTTCTTAAAAAAAGAGCAGAGAAAGATGAAATATCAATCTTATCAGCAAAGTAGGCAAGAAGTTGTTCCTGCTGTCGATCAAAGTGCAAAAGATCTTGATCAAAAACTACAAGTAGCACTAGCTAAGCTACCTGAAAAGAGTCGTACTGTTTTTGAGCTGAGCCGTTTTCAAGAGATGAAATATAAAGATATTGCTCAGACATTGGATCTTTCCATTAAAACTGTTGAAGGACATATGACCAAAGCGTTGCGACACTTACGTCTTGAGCTGATGGATTATTTAACTGTAATTATTTTTTATATCATTTATATATTATGA
- a CDS encoding porin family protein, producing MKTTLKTALMGLTLLGLSTAAKAQEVTYGLQVGSNYNMTSFGNKSVKDNNGKVGVSVAGFARIGNELFFQPGLGVSLLRKEYTFDKNEKTPKFYQINLPLQIGYKLINDGDFNLRAMLGPQLNYDIKTVKSTATTDYKKFSFDGRIGLGLDISKLTLDAYYSHGFSSIDKTLDAKNKTVGIMVGYKF from the coding sequence ATGAAAACAACATTAAAAACTGCCCTTATGGGATTGACATTATTAGGATTGTCCACCGCAGCAAAAGCACAAGAAGTTACTTATGGACTTCAAGTTGGAAGCAATTATAACATGACATCTTTTGGTAACAAATCCGTCAAAGATAATAATGGGAAAGTGGGTGTTTCTGTCGCTGGGTTTGCCCGTATTGGAAATGAATTATTCTTTCAACCGGGTTTAGGAGTGAGCTTGTTACGTAAAGAATATACTTTTGACAAAAATGAGAAAACACCAAAATTCTATCAGATAAATTTACCGCTTCAGATAGGATATAAGTTGATCAATGATGGCGATTTTAATTTACGTGCTATGTTGGGACCACAATTGAATTATGACATTAAAACCGTTAAATCAACAGCAACTACTGATTATAAAAAGTTTTCTTTTGATGGTCGAATTGGATTAGGTCTTGATATTAGCAAATTGACATTAGATGCCTATTACAGTCATGGATTTAGCAGTATTGATAAAACTCTTGATGCTAAAAACAAAACGGTAGGCATCATGGTAGGCTACAAATTTTAA
- a CDS encoding DUF4011 domain-containing protein: MDNMKQVYIERDVAEFLNLSMYQNQITFLSNLMLSSKSDQILEKIRIEIDSDGAWMEPFSYELAYLPVGLSVKIPTDKIIVKPIYFLQLSEVERSTFQIRVYQDENLLTEEVVSIALQPLSFFGGFNTLPELLASYITPNHPYIYAVKSKAIAYLEQQNLPVKFEGYQATDPSRILEMMRAIYYALQAQEIVYSALPPSFEENGQRLRMVDVIAKKRFGNCIDISLLYAACLEAIDLNPIIIVTKGHAFVGCWLHQDRFAQIINEDKTAITKRFAKGISEIVVVESTSVCKGASINFNQAIDLAEASLIERNDFLLSIDIKRARASGIKPLPLKIDDSCDLEHEFIRNQVDLKMQEETIEVGKIYEEFEGNGNKSISKQKVWERKLLDLSLRNNLLNLRMTKNMLQIMDVNIHDLEDLLVDGKSFSISASADAPILKQYNILNPSLHPSSAAYQLAKEELAHNRLLSYYHADDLDTILTHISRNAKLSIEENGSSTLFLAIGLLQWRDKKTLAQVRSAPIILIPVELTRRSINSKFVLRSREEEAMINITLLEFLRQEHGLDLRDLEELPKDGKGIDVAQLIAQMRRAIMGLKGWDIVDQVILGNFSFNKLILWNDIAHQSEEIAKSSIVRSLIDGQLRLDIGKEEVPLDFDNINPSALALPIATDVSQLEAIFTSNQNQSFVLHGPPGTGKSQTITNIIANALYQGKKVLFVAAKKAALDVVYKRLAAIGLSNFCLELHSNKAKKSDLLSQLAETLEQPQLKGNFNFQDEANHLINAKKELQIYISQLHKQQPIGWSLYDSITALTTLESYQFAKIDLPKTFFDSLTNEKWRTWKDLVIDLNSVSKIIANPIQNPFKGIALVQYSSAIQQEVVSSAVELNHTLLEYGQLLRQFISNFDMPIQNLSWSDLYLFDQLIKSLTELPETDLSLWKMLLSKSQEERLQKWISHFEIYQSRRQVLLNHAHKSVLDANLTALESLWNEAKQTWFLPKWFKKRKVKKGLSAFSTIPLHEDETFDQFFAYVNAFQQIRAVVESKEYEAIHQGLGSSYLQEDTNLKLVQEQIETLKIINGQLIALSNVTVTDIVQKWIEKSKTKTSQLIPNQEYTLQSLTKVWGTLLIKSNDFQTLTQLDIRSYPVQVDWLTDIEGKISGIIDQIDYLKNWTNYSKTKEKAISLDLNWFIELYEKDDLKQEHLLEHFDYIIHYNLANQVIASHEALNMFNVRLFEDKIEKYKQIANSFTELTRKELLLRLNERLPNNTIEALQGSEIAILQRAIKNRGRGVSIRKLFDQIPALLPRLAPCMLMSPISVAQYFEVNPDQFDLLIFDEASQLPTCEAVSSLARSKHAVIVGDPKQMPPTSFFMTNKVDEENMEIEDLESILDDCLSLSFPSKYLLRHYRSKHESLIAFSNAHYYDNKLLTFPSADDLNSRVTYQHVSGHYDKGKTRQNKFEAQAIVEDVARRFQNEKTRKQSVGIVTFSQVQQNLIEDKLNELYRLDSELEAWATESDEPIFIKNLENVQGDERDVILFSIGYGPDENGQVSMNFGPLNREGGWRRLNVAVTRAREEMKVFATLRSDQINLNRTASEGVAGLKNFLTFAEKGHLVLDASQITTTDNHANLTQNIANRLRAEGLIVNVNIGTSDYRVDLGIVHPEHPKRYILSILLDGLNYFQAETTNDRELVLPKMLESLGWNIFRIWTLDWIENADLIVESILEKVNALLLKTEEHDHIVANVTESIHQNGYHIEEIDYSPIISKQIPYESTHLPKAFAIGAEGLEDLGNRALIHRQMELLIHHESPISKSFLYKRIMEHWEAKPSVKIERILSEIIVDVPSQVTKHRQPFYWKEQSVVDINYYRSNAGIGRNSEDIAPEEIIVALQEAVEQNLSIVEDDLVRYLARQFDFQKMGKQIEFSMRYAIGIAVEKQLVTQEEGRIKMIDNK; the protein is encoded by the coding sequence ATGGATAATATGAAACAGGTTTATATAGAAAGAGATGTGGCAGAATTTCTAAATCTTTCTATGTATCAAAATCAGATTACTTTTTTGAGCAATTTGATGCTCTCTTCTAAGAGCGATCAAATTTTAGAAAAAATCCGAATTGAAATTGATTCTGACGGAGCGTGGATGGAACCTTTTTCTTATGAATTAGCCTATCTACCCGTCGGATTATCTGTTAAGATACCCACGGATAAAATTATTGTCAAGCCAATTTATTTCCTTCAATTAAGCGAGGTCGAACGAAGTACTTTTCAAATTAGAGTTTATCAGGACGAAAATTTATTAACAGAAGAAGTAGTGTCTATAGCGTTGCAACCCTTATCATTTTTTGGAGGTTTTAATACTCTTCCAGAATTATTAGCATCTTATATTACACCTAATCATCCTTACATTTATGCTGTTAAAAGTAAGGCGATTGCCTATCTAGAACAGCAAAATTTACCTGTTAAATTTGAGGGGTACCAGGCTACAGATCCATCGCGGATTCTTGAAATGATGCGGGCGATATACTATGCTTTGCAAGCGCAAGAAATAGTATACAGCGCATTACCGCCTAGTTTTGAAGAGAATGGACAACGGCTGAGGATGGTTGATGTTATTGCAAAAAAACGTTTTGGTAATTGTATTGATATTAGTTTACTCTACGCAGCATGTTTGGAGGCGATTGATTTGAATCCAATAATAATAGTTACTAAAGGACATGCTTTCGTAGGATGTTGGCTTCATCAAGATCGATTTGCGCAGATTATTAACGAAGATAAAACCGCTATTACTAAACGTTTTGCTAAAGGAATAAGTGAAATTGTTGTTGTTGAGTCAACAAGTGTTTGTAAAGGAGCTAGTATTAACTTTAATCAGGCAATTGATCTTGCGGAAGCGAGCCTGATAGAAAGGAATGATTTCTTACTTTCCATCGACATAAAGCGTGCGCGTGCCAGCGGTATCAAACCTCTTCCATTAAAGATAGATGATTCTTGCGATCTCGAGCATGAGTTTATACGAAATCAAGTAGATTTGAAGATGCAAGAAGAAACGATTGAGGTAGGAAAAATTTATGAAGAATTTGAGGGAAATGGTAATAAATCCATCAGTAAGCAGAAAGTCTGGGAAAGAAAGCTGTTAGACCTGTCATTGCGCAACAATCTTCTTAATTTGCGTATGACAAAAAATATGTTACAGATTATGGATGTAAATATTCATGACCTGGAAGACCTGTTAGTTGATGGTAAAAGTTTCTCGATCAGTGCTAGTGCAGATGCTCCCATACTGAAGCAGTACAATATCTTGAATCCTTCATTACATCCTTCATCGGCAGCATATCAATTGGCAAAAGAAGAATTAGCACATAACCGTTTATTATCTTATTATCATGCTGATGATTTAGATACAATTCTGACTCATATATCCCGAAATGCCAAATTATCGATAGAAGAGAACGGCTCCAGTACTTTATTCTTGGCTATAGGACTGTTACAGTGGCGGGATAAAAAAACGCTTGCCCAAGTTCGATCTGCTCCAATTATATTAATTCCGGTTGAGCTGACGCGACGCTCTATCAACAGTAAATTTGTCCTCAGAAGCCGCGAAGAAGAGGCGATGATCAATATTACCTTATTAGAGTTTCTTCGTCAAGAACACGGTTTGGATCTCCGGGATCTCGAAGAGCTTCCTAAAGATGGAAAAGGAATCGATGTTGCACAATTGATCGCACAGATGCGACGAGCAATCATGGGACTTAAGGGATGGGATATTGTAGATCAGGTGATTTTGGGTAATTTCTCTTTTAACAAATTAATTCTTTGGAATGATATTGCGCACCAATCTGAAGAAATTGCAAAAAGTAGCATTGTTCGTAGCCTTATCGATGGCCAGTTGCGATTAGATATTGGAAAAGAGGAAGTTCCATTAGATTTTGATAATATAAACCCATCTGCTTTAGCGTTGCCTATAGCAACAGATGTATCCCAATTAGAAGCAATTTTCACTTCTAATCAGAATCAAAGTTTTGTTTTACATGGTCCTCCTGGGACAGGTAAATCCCAGACGATTACTAACATTATTGCAAATGCACTTTATCAGGGCAAAAAAGTATTGTTTGTTGCTGCGAAGAAAGCCGCATTAGATGTTGTATATAAGCGATTGGCAGCAATAGGTCTATCCAATTTCTGTTTGGAACTACACTCCAATAAAGCAAAAAAATCAGATCTACTGTCACAGCTTGCAGAAACTTTGGAACAGCCGCAGTTGAAGGGTAATTTTAATTTTCAAGATGAGGCCAATCATTTAATAAATGCTAAAAAAGAGTTACAGATTTATATTAGCCAATTGCATAAACAGCAACCTATTGGCTGGAGTTTGTACGATAGTATTACAGCATTAACAACTTTAGAATCTTATCAGTTCGCTAAAATCGATCTCCCTAAAACATTTTTTGATTCTTTGACAAATGAGAAATGGCGAACATGGAAAGATCTGGTAATCGATTTAAATTCTGTTTCAAAGATTATCGCTAATCCTATTCAGAATCCGTTCAAAGGTATTGCTCTTGTGCAATACTCAAGTGCTATCCAACAGGAAGTTGTATCCTCTGCTGTAGAATTAAATCATACTCTGTTGGAGTATGGGCAATTGCTACGTCAGTTCATATCAAATTTTGATATGCCGATTCAGAACTTATCTTGGTCAGATTTATATTTATTCGATCAGCTTATTAAGTCCTTAACGGAACTTCCTGAGACGGATTTATCGCTTTGGAAGATGCTATTAAGCAAATCGCAAGAAGAGCGATTACAGAAATGGATCTCTCATTTTGAAATATATCAGAGCAGACGTCAGGTTTTATTAAATCATGCTCACAAAAGCGTGCTCGATGCTAATTTGACAGCATTAGAATCTTTATGGAATGAGGCAAAACAAACTTGGTTTTTACCAAAATGGTTTAAAAAAAGAAAAGTAAAGAAAGGTTTGTCAGCTTTTAGTACCATACCTTTACATGAAGATGAAACCTTCGATCAGTTTTTTGCTTATGTCAATGCCTTTCAACAAATAAGAGCAGTAGTTGAGTCTAAAGAGTATGAGGCAATCCACCAAGGCTTAGGCAGCTCTTACCTGCAAGAAGATACTAATTTAAAACTTGTGCAGGAGCAAATTGAGACACTGAAAATAATTAATGGACAATTAATAGCATTAAGTAATGTTACCGTAACTGATATTGTACAAAAGTGGATTGAAAAGTCGAAAACAAAAACATCCCAATTGATCCCAAATCAAGAATATACTTTACAAAGTTTAACAAAGGTATGGGGTACACTACTTATTAAGAGTAATGATTTTCAAACTTTAACGCAATTAGATATTCGGTCTTATCCTGTTCAGGTCGATTGGCTGACTGATATCGAAGGTAAAATTTCTGGTATTATTGATCAGATTGATTATTTAAAGAATTGGACAAATTATTCGAAAACAAAAGAAAAAGCCATATCATTAGATTTAAACTGGTTTATTGAATTGTATGAAAAAGATGATCTTAAACAAGAACATCTTTTGGAACATTTTGATTATATCATTCATTACAATCTGGCCAATCAAGTGATCGCTTCGCATGAAGCACTTAATATGTTTAATGTTCGATTATTTGAAGATAAGATCGAAAAGTATAAACAAATTGCAAATTCTTTCACTGAATTGACTAGAAAGGAATTATTGTTACGACTTAATGAACGGTTGCCAAATAATACTATTGAAGCTCTTCAAGGATCTGAAATAGCAATTTTACAGCGTGCTATTAAAAATCGGGGACGTGGTGTAAGCATTCGAAAGCTATTCGATCAAATTCCAGCATTACTGCCTCGTTTAGCTCCGTGTATGCTTATGAGTCCAATTTCAGTGGCTCAATATTTTGAGGTAAATCCGGACCAGTTTGATTTATTAATTTTCGATGAAGCTTCTCAATTACCCACTTGTGAAGCTGTCAGTTCTTTAGCTCGATCTAAACACGCGGTTATAGTAGGTGACCCAAAACAGATGCCTCCAACATCATTCTTCATGACGAATAAAGTAGATGAGGAAAATATGGAAATTGAGGACCTTGAAAGTATTTTAGATGACTGTCTTTCTTTATCATTTCCTTCAAAATATTTGTTACGTCATTATCGAAGTAAACACGAAAGTCTTATTGCTTTTAGTAATGCACATTATTACGACAATAAATTATTAACATTTCCATCAGCAGATGATCTAAATAGTCGTGTCACGTACCAGCATGTATCAGGTCATTATGACAAGGGTAAAACCCGACAGAATAAATTCGAAGCACAGGCCATCGTTGAAGATGTCGCAAGACGGTTTCAGAATGAAAAAACTCGAAAACAGAGTGTCGGTATTGTCACCTTTAGTCAAGTGCAACAGAATCTTATAGAAGATAAGCTAAACGAGTTGTATCGACTTGATTCGGAGCTGGAAGCATGGGCTACGGAAAGTGATGAACCTATTTTTATTAAAAACCTAGAAAATGTTCAAGGTGATGAACGAGATGTGATTTTGTTTTCAATTGGATATGGACCAGATGAAAATGGTCAAGTGAGTATGAATTTTGGACCGTTGAATAGGGAAGGTGGTTGGAGAAGGCTGAATGTTGCGGTAACTCGGGCTCGAGAGGAAATGAAAGTTTTTGCAACACTTCGATCTGATCAGATAAACTTAAATCGTACAGCTTCAGAAGGAGTCGCGGGTTTGAAAAATTTTCTGACTTTTGCCGAAAAAGGACACCTTGTACTAGATGCTAGCCAAATAACCACGACAGATAATCATGCTAATTTAACCCAAAATATCGCAAATAGATTACGTGCCGAAGGATTAATCGTCAATGTCAATATAGGAACATCTGACTATAGAGTTGATTTAGGTATTGTTCATCCCGAACATCCGAAACGCTATATTTTATCGATTTTATTAGATGGACTTAATTATTTTCAAGCGGAAACTACCAACGACCGCGAACTGGTATTACCAAAAATGTTGGAAAGTTTAGGTTGGAATATTTTTAGAATCTGGACATTGGATTGGATTGAGAATGCTGACCTTATAGTTGAATCTATTTTGGAAAAAGTTAATGCATTGCTATTAAAAACAGAAGAGCATGACCATATTGTAGCTAACGTCACAGAAAGTATTCATCAGAATGGATATCATATTGAAGAAATTGATTATTCTCCTATAATTTCTAAACAGATCCCTTATGAGAGCACTCATTTGCCAAAAGCATTTGCTATCGGAGCAGAGGGCTTAGAAGATCTTGGGAATAGGGCATTGATCCATAGACAGATGGAGTTGCTTATTCATCATGAATCACCCATAAGTAAGTCTTTTTTATATAAGCGTATTATGGAACATTGGGAAGCCAAACCTAGTGTTAAAATCGAGCGAATTCTATCTGAAATAATAGTAGATGTTCCTTCGCAAGTAACCAAACACCGTCAACCATTTTATTGGAAGGAACAAAGTGTGGTTGATATCAACTATTATCGGTCAAATGCTGGAATAGGAAGAAATTCAGAAGATATAGCCCCAGAGGAAATTATAGTAGCATTGCAAGAAGCCGTCGAACAGAATTTAAGTATCGTTGAAGATGATTTAGTCCGATACTTGGCTCGTCAATTTGATTTTCAGAAAATGGGTAAGCAAATTGAATTTTCGATGCGTTATGCGATTGGCATAGCTGTCGAAAAACAACTTGTAACACAGGAAGAAGGCCGTATAAAGATGATCGATAATAAATAG